The Paenibacillus sp. FSL R7-0204 genome includes a region encoding these proteins:
- a CDS encoding response regulator produces the protein MKRREKLILQILLVDDEQYVVDDLELAFPWQDFGIEKVYKAYSGAQALQMIGQYPVDIVITDIAMPGMSGLELVKQVRKTHRRIKCILLTGYAEFEYAREALQYGVAEYLVKPLDHQKLRAALESTIKTIKKEIDRTASYEQAMLAFREHLPALKDKLLAELIQGKSYPQERLKDKLSGYQIDFQLNDRVFLILIRLEEHFTNFGPDSQLLFEYAVTNIACELLGPGFELWHGRDAYENLVFIVKSSEAGAVDPDKILKQLTHNTHQLHSSVNEYLNGGISVILSYPGEFPLDIRAMYEDSQSALRQQVGNDQGYFISLTDKQKSSPVQPLKDLYASPTLMHLLETGQWQGYKERLQQLREFSNNLPSYNEEYIEEIRTMILGSFHYIAHKNHSLLSDLVGRELLDKTLFRSVSQLVSWGEALVDTLQGKLERDTQNNRMGIVKEMQSCIASNLAEASQQFVADAVSLHPAYVSRLFKQVSGISISEYILNRKMEQAVASLRNSELKIYEISEQLGYANSQYFIKVFKEQFGMTPQDYRGKL, from the coding sequence CTGGTAGATGATGAACAATATGTCGTAGATGATCTGGAGCTTGCTTTTCCATGGCAGGACTTCGGGATTGAAAAAGTATACAAAGCCTACTCCGGCGCTCAGGCGTTGCAGATGATCGGGCAATACCCGGTTGATATAGTCATTACGGATATCGCCATGCCCGGGATGAGCGGGCTGGAGCTGGTGAAGCAGGTGCGGAAGACCCACCGGAGAATCAAGTGTATTCTGCTAACCGGCTACGCCGAGTTCGAATATGCCAGGGAAGCCCTTCAGTATGGGGTGGCAGAGTATCTTGTTAAGCCGCTGGATCACCAGAAGCTTCGTGCTGCTCTGGAGAGCACGATTAAGACGATTAAGAAGGAAATCGACCGGACGGCATCTTATGAGCAGGCGATGCTGGCCTTCCGGGAGCATCTCCCGGCGCTGAAGGATAAGCTGCTGGCCGAGCTGATTCAGGGCAAATCCTATCCGCAGGAACGGCTGAAGGACAAGCTTAGCGGATATCAGATTGATTTTCAGCTGAACGACCGGGTCTTCCTGATTCTGATCCGTCTGGAGGAGCATTTCACGAACTTCGGGCCGGACAGCCAATTGCTCTTTGAATACGCGGTGACGAACATTGCCTGCGAGCTGCTGGGCCCGGGCTTCGAGCTGTGGCATGGCCGGGATGCTTACGAGAACCTGGTGTTTATTGTGAAGAGCAGTGAAGCGGGGGCGGTTGACCCGGACAAGATTCTCAAGCAGCTAACCCATAATACCCATCAGCTGCACAGCAGTGTGAATGAATATCTGAATGGCGGAATCTCGGTTATTCTGTCCTACCCGGGGGAATTCCCGCTGGATATCCGCGCCATGTATGAGGATTCCCAGTCGGCGTTAAGACAGCAAGTGGGCAATGACCAGGGCTATTTCATCTCCTTGACGGACAAGCAGAAGAGCTCGCCGGTCCAGCCGCTCAAGGACTTATATGCTTCTCCGACACTGATGCATCTGCTGGAGACCGGCCAGTGGCAGGGGTATAAGGAACGGCTGCAGCAGCTGAGAGAATTCAGCAACAACCTGCCGTCGTATAACGAAGAATATATTGAGGAGATCCGTACTATGATTCTCGGCTCCTTTCACTATATTGCCCATAAGAATCATAGCCTGCTCTCCGATCTGGTCGGGCGGGAGCTGCTGGATAAGACCCTCTTCCGTTCCGTGTCCCAACTGGTCAGCTGGGGTGAGGCGCTGGTGGATACCCTGCAGGGCAAGCTCGAACGGGATACACAGAATAACCGGATGGGCATCGTCAAGGAGATGCAGAGCTGTATCGCGTCTAATCTGGCAGAGGCCAGCCAGCAATTCGTTGCGGACGCGGTCTCGCTTCATCCGGCATATGTCTCCAGACTGTTCAAGCAGGTCAGCGGGATCAGTATAAGCGAGTATATCCTGAATAGGAAGATGGAGCAGGCCGTAGCAAGCCTCCGCAACTCCGAGCTGAAGATCTATGAGATCTCTGAGCAGCTCGGCTACGCCAACAGCCAATATTTCATCAAAGTGTTCAAGGAGCAGTTCGGCATGACGCCGCAGGATTACCGGGGGAAGCTGTGA